In Anopheles bellator chromosome 2, idAnoBellAS_SP24_06.2, whole genome shotgun sequence, the genomic stretch GCAAGAAGATCGTAAAGGTACAGACCCCATTGATAGGGCTTTTGACGTAGCAGACGTCGGTAAACCCACCTCAATGGCCCTCCTAATCCTGGGCACTCGAAAGAGACACGCTGGTCCCCTGTGTTTATGACCGCATTCCCGCACTATCATAGGCCGAGAATCATCACGCGTTTAAGTTTATTGTTATCACTATAGATGATTTGATTAGAGACACAATAATCGTTTGTTTAAGTTCTTATTTCTGCTAAAGCCCACAGAAGCAGAAACCTTTTCTGAATCATTGGACCGCTTGTCTTCTTCACGTGGATTATCATCCGGATCATTAATGGCCAGCATTACTTACCGGTACTCAAGAGTGAGTATGCTCGCACCCGTGTCCCAACGTGTTGATCGAGGTGACAGTGGGACAATCATCAAGTACCGAAGACTTGAAACCCGGATGAAGACTTGAGACCGTCAGCGGGGAAGCCACGCGCCCATCGAACGGAATGGCCCACACGTCTTTATCGATCTAATAGCCCCCCCTGGACCGGGAATGCGTCCTCAACAGGGCCCCGCCGATAATAGCCGGGGCTCGGGAGTGGAGAAAGAACCCGCAGTGCAGGTGAGTGGTATAAATTGGTGATCCGACGGGATCGTCGCAGTACAGTCGTTGGCAGACACTCGGTTCGGTATGAAGTGGAACGTCGCACACGGTAcgtcgctggtggcgctggtggccctGTTGGCCACGGTCAGCGATGGTGCGGAATTGGCACGGTACGATAACTACCGCCTGTATCAGGTGACACCCCGCAGCGAGGAGCAGTTCCGAACGATCGCGGCCATGGAGCAGGCGAGCGACAGTTTGATATTCCTCGAGACGGCACGCAAAGTGGGTGAAAAGTTCAACGTGATCGTGGCGCCGCACAAGTTGGCCGACTTTAGCGAAACACTCGAGTCGGAATACATCCCTTACCAGGTGATCGACGAGAACGTGCAGCGATCGTTCGACGACGAGCGGATCCGGCTGACGAACAAACGGGCCAAGGGTGTGTTCGACTGGACGGACTACCACACGCTGGAGGAGATTCACGCCTGGTTAGACCGGCTGGCGGCCGACCATCGCGAGGTGCAGCTACTGGATGCCGGTCGCTCCTACCAGAACCGTACGCTGAAGGGTGTGAAGCTGTCCTACGGCGAGGGCAATCCGGGAGTGTTCCTCGAGGGTGGCATCCACGCCCGCGAGTGGATCTCGCCGGCGACCGTGACCTACATCTTGAACGAGCTGATCACCAGCAAGGACCCGAAGGTGCGGGCGATGGCCGAGAAGTACGATTGGTACGTGTTTCCGAACGCGAATCCGGATGGCTACGCGTACACATTCCAGGTCAATCGGCTGTGGCGCAAGACACGCAAACCGTACGGTATCGGGTGCTACGGTGCCGATCCGAACCGTAACTGGGACTTCCACTGGGCGGAACAGGGCACCAGCAGTAACCCGTGCTCGGACACGTTCGCCGGGCCGGCAGCATTCTCGGAGGTCGAGACGAAATCGTTGTCCAGCTTTGTCGACTCGCTGAGGGGCAAACTTAGTGCCTACCTGGCGTTCCACTCGTACTCACAGCTGCTCCTGTTCCCATACGGTCACACCTCGGAGCATTCGCCCAACCACCAGGATCTGGACGAGATCGCTGCGGCCACGGTGAAATCGCTAGCCCAACGGTACGGCACGCAGTACGTTTACGGGAACGTGTACGACGCGATCTATCCGGCCAGTGGCTCGAGCGTCGACTGGAGTTACGGTGTGCAGGACGTGAAGATTGCGTACACCTACGAGCTGCGACCGGATGGTGACTCCTGGAACGGATTTGTGCTGCCGCCGAAGCAAATCGTCCCGACCGGCGAGGAAACACTCGACTCACTGGTGACCCTGCTGGAAGAGTCCGCCCGGAGGGGCTACTATAAGAGCACGAACTGAATCTAATACTGGTGTCGGAGTGCCGATGGTCTATCGGAACACAAGGATGCGATACCGTTTATTGACATCGAAATCGTACAAAACATGCGGGACCCGTATTTACTACAATAAAATGTCCCCCTATTCTACGCAAAGTTACAGACGAAGGTAGCATACCT encodes the following:
- the LOC131208797 gene encoding zinc carboxypeptidase A 1-like translates to MKWNVAHGTSLVALVALLATVSDGAELARYDNYRLYQVTPRSEEQFRTIAAMEQASDSLIFLETARKVGEKFNVIVAPHKLADFSETLESEYIPYQVIDENVQRSFDDERIRLTNKRAKGVFDWTDYHTLEEIHAWLDRLAADHREVQLLDAGRSYQNRTLKGVKLSYGEGNPGVFLEGGIHAREWISPATVTYILNELITSKDPKVRAMAEKYDWYVFPNANPDGYAYTFQVNRLWRKTRKPYGIGCYGADPNRNWDFHWAEQGTSSNPCSDTFAGPAAFSEVETKSLSSFVDSLRGKLSAYLAFHSYSQLLLFPYGHTSEHSPNHQDLDEIAAATVKSLAQRYGTQYVYGNVYDAIYPASGSSVDWSYGVQDVKIAYTYELRPDGDSWNGFVLPPKQIVPTGEETLDSLVTLLEESARRGYYKSTN